From the genome of Pontibacillus halophilus JSM 076056 = DSM 19796:
GAACCAGGATTGATTTCGGAATTCTATAGCCAGTGGGAGGTCGTGTAGACGTTTTCTAATCCACCTAATCTTTTGAACATGCTCTTTTCGAACATCGAACCATGGTGGGAATTGAAAGAGTACTGCATACAACTTATTTGCCTCGATTAATGGCTGTAGCGACTCTCTATAAGCAGTAAAGAGCTCTCGTACCTCTTCTGATGTCATCTTTTCTCGATGGTGTCCGGTCATTTTGTTATAAGCTTTCACGACAAATGAGAAATTCTCAGGTGTTTCCTTAATCCATTTCTCATAGTTTCGTGCTGGTTGAATGGCATAGAAAGCCGCGTCTAATTCTACTATTGGAAAATGAGAAGCATAAGAAGTCAATTTCTTCTGAGAAGGGGTTCCTGGTTCGTAAAGTGTGTCATGGTCTCCCCAACCAGTGACCCCAATCCATATCTTCCTCATTCTCAT
Proteins encoded in this window:
- a CDS encoding DUF72 domain-containing protein, whose translation is MRKIWIGVTGWGDHDTLYEPGTPSQKKLTSYASHFPIVELDAAFYAIQPARNYEKWIKETPENFSFVVKAYNKMTGHHREKMTSEEVRELFTAYRESLQPLIEANKLYAVLFQFPPWFDVRKEHVQKIRWIRKRLHDLPLAIEFRNQSWFSEPYKEQTLSLLQEGNWIHSICDEPQAGEGSVPTVLEPTNKEKTIIRMHGRNAHGWNKNGREDWREVRFLYNYNEEELLQWQEWINGLLKRTESVAMLFNNNSGGHAADNAKQMMGLMGVSYSGLNPRQMDLFDTGES